One Solanum lycopersicum chromosome 4, SLM_r2.1 DNA window includes the following coding sequences:
- the LOC101264005 gene encoding probable beta-D-xylosidase 7 encodes MGLHKIIAITIIISFLSNTESTCLPFSCDTSNPDTIKFQFCNSSLPVDQRVDDLILRLNLDEKISQLGNSAPAIPRLNIPAYEWWSEALHGLSMEGLGVKFNGSIKAATQFPQIILTASTFDEHLWYRIAQAISREARAVYNAGELKGMTFWAPNVNILRDPRWGRAQETAGEDPMMVGKYAVAYVRGLQGDSFEGGKLKDGHLQASACCKHFAAQDLDYWNGHHRFTFDAQVTPQDMADSFQPPFKTCVEEGKATSLMCAYSRLNGVSNCANHDLLTTTARGQWGFNGYIVSDCDAIRVMRDSHGYTAEDAVAASLKAGMDVNCGSFVANYTRLALEKQKLQDSDIDRALRNIFSIRMRLGLFNGDPKQLEYGDISPAEICSQEHQDLSLEAAKNGIVLLKNSAKLLPLSKIKITSLAIIGPKANDSELLLGNYAGIPCKKNSLLQGFQGLVKNIGYHPGCNFVNCTSAAIDEAVDVAKKAQYVVLIMGLDQQVERENWDRVDLGLPGQQEILINAVAEAAVEPVILVLVSGGPIDISFAKNHPKIGGILWIGYPGEGGAAALTQILFGEHNPGGRLPVTWYPKDFIKVPMTDMNMRPNSSTGYPGRTYKFYKGPKVYGFGYGLSYTNYTYDIASVTHDKLYFINQTSSDKRRKHGSHIHNIAVSKFGSEVCNNAKISVKVVVRNKGKIGGIHPVLLFVRHSKVKNDEVPRKQLIGFKSVHLGAREKSKIKFIVSPCQHFSRANKHGISVIDEGKYYLVVGDKKYPVTVSI; translated from the exons ATGGGACTCCATAAAATTATTGCGATTACCATAATTATTTCCTTTCTCAGTAATACTGAATCAACTTGTCTTCCATTTTCATGTGATACATCCAATCCAGATACCATAAAATTTCAATTCTGTAATTCTTCATTGCCCGTCGATCAAAGAGTAGATGATCTCATTTTACGCCTGAATTTGGATGAGAAAATATCACAATTGGGTAACAGTGCACCAGCCATTCCGCGGCTTAATATCCCTGCTTACGAGTGGTGGTCGGAGGCGTTACATGGCCTATCGATGGAAGGATTAGGGGTGAAATTTAATGGAAGTATTAAAGCTGCAACTCAGTTCCCTCAGATCATTCTTACTGCTTCTACTTTTGATGAACATCTCTGGTATCGCATTGCTCAG GCAATTTCAAGAGAGGCAAGAGCAGTGTACAATGCAGGTGAACTAAAGGGAATGACATTTTGGGCACCAAATGTGAACATATTAAGGGATCCAAGATGGGGAAGAGCACAAGAAACAGCTGGGGAAGATCCGATGATGGTAGGAAAATACGCAGTGGCTTATGTAAGAGGACTTCAGGGGGATAGTTTTGAAGGTGGGAAGCTCAAAGATGGGCATCTTCAAGCTTCAGCTTGCTGCAAGCACTTTGCTGCTCAAGATTTGGATTACTGGAATGGCCACCATCGTTTCACCTTCGATGCTCAA GTTACACCACAGGATATGGCAGATTCATTTCAACCACCATTCAAGACTTGTGTGGAAGAAGGAAAAGCTACCAGTCTAATGTGTGCTTATAGTCGTCTCAATGGGGTCTCAAACTGCGCTAACCATGATCTCCTGACCACAACTGCTCGCGGACAGTGGGGTTTCAACGG TTACATTGTATCAGATTGTGATGCAATTCGCGTTATGCGTGATTCCCATGGATACACAGCTGAAGATGCAGTTGCAGCTTCTCTCAAAGCTG GTATGGATGTAAACTGCGGTTCATTCGTGGCAAACTACACAAGATTAGCATTGGAGAAGCAGAAATTACAAGATTCTGATATAGACAGAGCTCTTCGCAATATTTTCTCCATTAGAATGAGGTTAGGACTATTCAATGGTGATCCAAAACAGCTGGAATACGGAGACATTTCTCCTGCAGAGATTTGTAGTCAAGAGCATCAAGATCTGTCCCTTGAAGCAGCAAAAAATGGCATTGTCCTTCTGAAGAATTCTGCCAAACTCCTTCCACTTTCTAAGATAAAAATAACATCCCTTGCTATAATAGGTCCAAAAGCAAACGATTCCGAATTACTTTTAGGTAACTATGCAGGCATTCCCTGCAAAAAAAATTCGTTACTCCAAGGATTTCAAGGCCTTGTGAAAAACATAGGCTACCATCCAGGCTGCAATTTTGTCAATTGTACTTCTGCTGCAATAGATGAAGCAGTAGATGTTGCTAAAAAGGCTCAGTATGTTGTTTTAATAATGGGATTAGACCAGCAAGTGGAGAGGGAGAACTGGGATCGCGTAGATTTAGGACTACCTGGACAACAAGAGATTCTTATTAACGCAGTAGCCGAGGCTGCTGTAGAACCTGTTATACTAGTGTTAGTTAGTGGAGGTCCTATTGATATTTCTTTTGCCAAGAACCACCCGAAAATCGGAGGCATCTTGTGGATTGGTTATCCTGGAGAAGGTGGAGCAGCTGCACTAACACAGATTCTTTTTGGTGAACATAATCCAG GGGGCAGGTTACCAGTAACATGGTATCCTAAGGACTTCATAAAAGTACCAATGACAGACATGAACATGAGGCCTAATTCATCGACTGGATATCCAGGTCGAACTTACAAATTCTACAAAGGGCCAAAAGTCTATGGATTTGGCTATGGTCTTAGctacacaaattatacatacGACATCGCGTCTGTCACTCATGACAAACTCTATTTCATTAACCAAACATCATCAGACAAGAGAAGAAAACACGgttcacatattcataatattgCAGTTTCGAAATTTGGCTCAGAGGTTTGCAACAACGCGAAGATATCAGTTAAGGTTGTGGTGAGAAACAAGGGGAAAATAGGTGGTATACATCCTGTGTTGTTGTTTGTTAGGCATTCTAAAGTGAAGAATGATGAAGTTCCAAGAAAGCAGTTGATTGGATTCAAAAGTGTGCATTTAGGTGCAAGAGAAAAAAGTAAGATTAAGTTTATTGTGAGCCCTTGTCAACACTTTAGCAGGGCTAATAAGCACGGTATATCAGTAATTGATGAAGGCAAATATTATCTTGTTGTGGGAGATAAGAAATATCCTGTTACTGTTTCTATATGA
- the LOC101248768 gene encoding cyclin-H1-1 isoform X2, whose product MEVDIDGSFSYAESQNDAKDNAEKRPKPLKVEEEQLLKAFYEFKIQDVCDAFKFPRKIQATALIYFKRFYLQWSVMEHHPKDIMLTCIYAACKAEENHVSAEELGKGIGQDHHVILNNEMLVFQSLGFDLIVYSPYRALEGFISDLEEFCGAKDEDQLVALKGSLDTARIEADKIMRSDGPLLFPPGQLALTALHRANAVHSIFDFERYLRSVLSRYQPAHAISELTGSIDAIDSLIGKLLTPTSKDVKHVDRKLKSCLDPGSHDKSKKRKHRSKDSSHEATDLS is encoded by the exons ATGGAAGTTGATATTGATGGGTCGTTCTCATATGCTGAAAGCCAAAATGACGCCAAAGATAATG CTGAAAAGCGTCCTAAACCACTCAAGGTTGAAGAAGAACAACTTCTAAAGGCTTTCTACGAGTTCAAAATTCAAGACGTCTGTGATGCCTTTAAGTTCCCACGTAAGATTCAG GCGACAgctctcatttattttaagaGGTTTTATCTACAATGGTCCGTGATGGAACATCACCCCAAAGACATTAT GTTAACCTGCATATATGCAGCTTGCAAGGCAGAGGAAAACCATGTATCAGCTGAGGAGCTTGGGAAGGGTATTGGACAGGATCATCATGTAATCCTCAACAATGAGATGCTGGTTTTCCAG AGTCTAGGATTTGATCTAATTGTTTACTCTCCATATCGTGCTCTTGAAGGTTTTATCAGTGATTTAGAG GAATTCTGTGGAGCTAAAGATGAAGACCAGCTTGTGGCTCTGAAG GGTTCACTTGATACTGCTAGGATTGAAGCAGATAAGATTATGCGTTCTGATGGACCACTTCTTTTCCCACCTGGGCAG TTGGCATTGACAGCTTTACATAGAGCTAACGCAGTGCATAGCATATTTGATTTTGAGAG GTACCTAAGAAGTGTCCTATCACGTTATCAGCCAGCTCATGCCATTTCAGAACTTACTGGTTCTATAGATGCCATTGATTCTTTG ATTGGTAAACTTTTGACTCCGACCTCCAAAGATGTGAAGCACGTGGATCGGAAACTCAAATCATGTCTTGATCCGGGTTCACATGACAA GAGTAAAAAAAGGAAGCATAGATCCAAAGATAGCTCACATGAGGCTACTGACTTATCTTGA
- the LOC101248768 gene encoding cyclin-H1-1 isoform X1: MADFVTSTHRTKWIFTPQDIKHKYKVANHRAKQALEKYGTTRMEVDIDGSFSYAESQNDAKDNAEKRPKPLKVEEEQLLKAFYEFKIQDVCDAFKFPRKIQATALIYFKRFYLQWSVMEHHPKDIMLTCIYAACKAEENHVSAEELGKGIGQDHHVILNNEMLVFQSLGFDLIVYSPYRALEGFISDLEEFCGAKDEDQLVALKGSLDTARIEADKIMRSDGPLLFPPGQLALTALHRANAVHSIFDFERYLRSVLSRYQPAHAISELTGSIDAIDSLIGKLLTPTSKDVKHVDRKLKSCLDPGSHDKSKKRKHRSKDSSHEATDLS; encoded by the exons ATGGCTGATTTTGTGACATCTACTCATAGAACCAAGTGGATTTTTACTCCCCAAGATATT AAACATAAGTATAAAGTTGCTAATCACAGAGCGAAACAAGCACTGGAGAAG TATGGAACAACGCGAATGGAAGTTGATATTGATGGGTCGTTCTCATATGCTGAAAGCCAAAATGACGCCAAAGATAATG CTGAAAAGCGTCCTAAACCACTCAAGGTTGAAGAAGAACAACTTCTAAAGGCTTTCTACGAGTTCAAAATTCAAGACGTCTGTGATGCCTTTAAGTTCCCACGTAAGATTCAG GCGACAgctctcatttattttaagaGGTTTTATCTACAATGGTCCGTGATGGAACATCACCCCAAAGACATTAT GTTAACCTGCATATATGCAGCTTGCAAGGCAGAGGAAAACCATGTATCAGCTGAGGAGCTTGGGAAGGGTATTGGACAGGATCATCATGTAATCCTCAACAATGAGATGCTGGTTTTCCAG AGTCTAGGATTTGATCTAATTGTTTACTCTCCATATCGTGCTCTTGAAGGTTTTATCAGTGATTTAGAG GAATTCTGTGGAGCTAAAGATGAAGACCAGCTTGTGGCTCTGAAG GGTTCACTTGATACTGCTAGGATTGAAGCAGATAAGATTATGCGTTCTGATGGACCACTTCTTTTCCCACCTGGGCAG TTGGCATTGACAGCTTTACATAGAGCTAACGCAGTGCATAGCATATTTGATTTTGAGAG GTACCTAAGAAGTGTCCTATCACGTTATCAGCCAGCTCATGCCATTTCAGAACTTACTGGTTCTATAGATGCCATTGATTCTTTG ATTGGTAAACTTTTGACTCCGACCTCCAAAGATGTGAAGCACGTGGATCGGAAACTCAAATCATGTCTTGATCCGGGTTCACATGACAA GAGTAAAAAAAGGAAGCATAGATCCAAAGATAGCTCACATGAGGCTACTGACTTATCTTGA
- the LOC101248768 gene encoding cyclin-H1-1 isoform X3: MADFVTSTHRTKWIFTPQDIKHKYKVANHRAKQALEKYGTTRMEVDIDGSFSYAESQNDAKDNAEKRPKPLKVEEEQLLKAFYEFKIQDVCDAFKFPRKIQATALIYFKRFYLQWSVMEHHPKDIMLTCIYAACKAEENHVSAEELGKGIGQDHHVILNNEMLVFQSLGFDLIVYSPYRALEGFISDLEEFCGAKDEDQLVALKGSLDTARIEADKIMRSDGPLLFPPGQLALTALHRANAVHSIFDFERSQSLPHFDGVHNNH, from the exons ATGGCTGATTTTGTGACATCTACTCATAGAACCAAGTGGATTTTTACTCCCCAAGATATT AAACATAAGTATAAAGTTGCTAATCACAGAGCGAAACAAGCACTGGAGAAG TATGGAACAACGCGAATGGAAGTTGATATTGATGGGTCGTTCTCATATGCTGAAAGCCAAAATGACGCCAAAGATAATG CTGAAAAGCGTCCTAAACCACTCAAGGTTGAAGAAGAACAACTTCTAAAGGCTTTCTACGAGTTCAAAATTCAAGACGTCTGTGATGCCTTTAAGTTCCCACGTAAGATTCAG GCGACAgctctcatttattttaagaGGTTTTATCTACAATGGTCCGTGATGGAACATCACCCCAAAGACATTAT GTTAACCTGCATATATGCAGCTTGCAAGGCAGAGGAAAACCATGTATCAGCTGAGGAGCTTGGGAAGGGTATTGGACAGGATCATCATGTAATCCTCAACAATGAGATGCTGGTTTTCCAG AGTCTAGGATTTGATCTAATTGTTTACTCTCCATATCGTGCTCTTGAAGGTTTTATCAGTGATTTAGAG GAATTCTGTGGAGCTAAAGATGAAGACCAGCTTGTGGCTCTGAAG GGTTCACTTGATACTGCTAGGATTGAAGCAGATAAGATTATGCGTTCTGATGGACCACTTCTTTTCCCACCTGGGCAG TTGGCATTGACAGCTTTACATAGAGCTAACGCAGTGCATAGCATATTTGATTTTGAGAGGTCCCAATCCCTTCCTCATTTCGACGGAGTCCACAATAATCACTAA